Part of the Leptolyngbya sp. BL0902 genome, TGTCTCACTGCGGCTACTGCTGGATCACGCTGCCGAAAATGGCTACGGGATTCCGGCGTACAACGTCAACAACCTGGAGCAAATTCTGGCCATCATGAAGGCCGCTGAAGAAACCGACAGCCCTGTGATTCTTCAGGCTTCTCGCGGTGCCCGCTCCTACGCTGGCGAAAACTTCCTGCGTCACCTGGTCATTGCTGCGGTAGAAACCTACCCCCACATCCCCGTGGTGATGCACCAAGACCACGGCAACTCCCCCGCCACCTGCTACTCTGCCCTGCGCAACGGCTTCACCAGCGTCATGATGGACGGCTCCCTCGAAGCCGACGCCAAGACCCCCGCCAGCTTCGAGTACAACGTCGCCGTCACCAGCGAAGTAGTGAAGGTGGCTCACTCCATCGGCTGTAGCGTGGAAGGTGAACTGGGTTGCCTCGGTTCTCTAGAAACCGGGCAAGGCGAAGCCGAAGACGGCCACGGTTTTGAGGGCACCCTCAGCAAAGACCAACTGCTGACCGACCCCGATGAAGCCGTGCAATTTGTGGAAGCCACCCAAGTGGATGCTCTGGCCGTGGCCATCGGCACCAGCCACGGGGCCTACAAGTTCACCCGCAAGCCCACTGGCGAAATCCTGGCCATCAGCCGGATTGAAGAAATTCACCGCCGCCTGCCCAACACCCACCTGGTGATGCACGGCTCTTCCTCCGTGCCCCAAAAGTGGCTGGATATGATCAACGAGTACGGTGGTCAAATTCCCGAAACCTACGGCGTGCCCCTGGAAGAAATCCAAAAAGGCATCAAGAGCGGTGTGCGTAAGGTGAACATCGACACCGACAACCGTCTGGCCATCACCGCCGCTATCCGTGAAGCCGCCGCTAAGGATCCCTCCAACTTCGATCCTCGCCACTTCATGAAGCCCTCGATCAAGTACATGACCGAGGTGTGCGCCGAGCGTTACCAAGCCTTTGGCACCGCCGGAAACGCCAGCAAGATCAAGCAACAGCCCATCGAAGTCTACGCCATGAAGTACGCGAAGGGCGAACTCGATGCCAAAACCGCTCAAACCGCTGCGGTCTAGGTCAATCTACACGGTTGCCTAGGGAACGGGTCTGAAACTGGGGAAATTTTGCCTACTTTAGTCGGCGTT contains:
- the fba gene encoding class II fructose-bisphosphate aldolase (catalyzes the reversible aldol condensation of dihydroxyacetonephosphate and glyceraldehyde 3-phosphate in the Calvin cycle, glycolysis, and/or gluconeogenesis); this encodes MALVSLRLLLDHAAENGYGIPAYNVNNLEQILAIMKAAEETDSPVILQASRGARSYAGENFLRHLVIAAVETYPHIPVVMHQDHGNSPATCYSALRNGFTSVMMDGSLEADAKTPASFEYNVAVTSEVVKVAHSIGCSVEGELGCLGSLETGQGEAEDGHGFEGTLSKDQLLTDPDEAVQFVEATQVDALAVAIGTSHGAYKFTRKPTGEILAISRIEEIHRRLPNTHLVMHGSSSVPQKWLDMINEYGGQIPETYGVPLEEIQKGIKSGVRKVNIDTDNRLAITAAIREAAAKDPSNFDPRHFMKPSIKYMTEVCAERYQAFGTAGNASKIKQQPIEVYAMKYAKGELDAKTAQTAAV